A DNA window from Onychostoma macrolepis isolate SWU-2019 chromosome 13, ASM1243209v1, whole genome shotgun sequence contains the following coding sequences:
- the ephx5 gene encoding epoxide hydrolase 1 — translation MGFEDSIMQTIEYAKETLGNIDRSKLQLLALSSAGVGAVLCYLAWKQSPKTIPVGDGWWGAGEKPLTEDETIHKFVVTTSVEEIEDLHRRIDQTRFTDPLEDSRFNYGFNSNYLRRVVSYWRHQFDWEKQVKVINQYPHFKTKIEGIDVHFIHVRPVQKAGQTVLPLMMVHGWPGSFYEFYRIIPLLTKTDSDVVFEIICPSIPGYGYSDAPHKKGFNTLEAARVFHKLMERLGFTEFYVQGGDWGAFITNNMAQMKPECIRGLHLNMVIARTDSFGQLLSLVIGRYLPFLVGFTKEDVRRLYPYMEKNIFDILRETGYLHIQATKPDTAGCGLNDSPVGLAAYILEKFSSWTDLGNRDLEDGGLERKFSLDDLLTNVMIYWTTCSIIPSMRFYKENLKKDFKTRVDRVTSVYVPTGLAAFPDELLHCPRAWAGSRFTDVRSFTYMSRGGHFAALEEPLLMAQDIIQFVEKVESKDHK, via the exons ATGGGCTTTGAGGACTCTATTATGCAGACAATTGAATACGCCAA aGAGACCCTTGGTAACATTGATCGGTCTAAACTGCAGCTCCTAGCACTCTCTTCTGCTGGGGTTGGAGCTGTTTTGTGCTACTTGGCATGGAAGCAAAGCCCCAAAACTATACCTGTGGGGGATGGCTGGTGGGGagctggagagaagcctttaaCTGAGGACGAAACCATTCACAAATTTGTAGTGACGACCTCAGTGGAAGAGATAGAG GATCTACACAGACGCATTGATCAAACACGCTTCACGGATCCACTGGAGGATAGCCGCTTTAATTATGGATTCAACTCTAACTATCTTAGACGGGTGGTCTCTTATTGGAGGCACCAGTTTGACTGGGAAAAGCAGGTGAAGGTGATTAACCAGTATCCTCACTTCAAAACCAAAATTGAGG GAATAGATGTGCATTTCATCCACGTGAGGCCTGTCCAGAAGGCTGGACAGACAGTTCTCCCTCTCATGATGGTTCATGGCTGGCCTGGTTCCTTCTATGAGTTTTACAGGATCATTCCCTTGCTCACTAAGACTGATTCAGATGTGGTCTTTGAGATCATCTGCCCCTCCATTCCAGGCTACGGCTACTCAGACGCGCCACATAAAAAAG GATTCAACACTTTGGAGGCTGCCCGCGTCTTCCATAAGCTGATGGAAAGACTTGGATTCACTGAGTTTTACGTGCAAGGAGGAGACTGGGGAGCCTTCATTACGAACAACATGGCCCAGATGAAGCCAGA GTGCATTCGTGGTCTGCACTTGAATATGGTCATTGCCAGGACAGACAGCTTTGGACAGCTCCTCTCCTTAGTCATTGGTCGCTACCTGCCGTTCCTGGTGGGCTTCACAAAGGAAGATGTCAGACGACTCTATCCTTACATGGAGaagaatatatttgatataCTGAGAGAAACTGGCTATTTACACATTCAAGCCACTAAACCAGACACAGCAG GTTGTGGACTGAATGACTCACCAGTCGGATTGGCTGCCTATATCTTGGAGAAATTCTCCTCCTGGACAGACTTAGGAAACAGAGACTTGGAGGATGGAGGTTTAGAGAG AAAGTTCAGTCTAGATGACCTTCTTACAAATGTCATGATCTATTGGACCACGTGTTCCATCATTCCCTCAATGCGCTTCTACAAAGAGAACCTGAAGAAAGATTTCAAGACAAGGGTGGACAGAGT GACAAGTGTATATGTGCCCACTGGCCTGGCTGCCTTTCCTGATGAGCTACTCCACTGCCCTAGGGCCTGGGCTGGCTCAAGGTTTACAGATGTGCGTTCTTTCACCTACATGTCCCGAGGGGGACACTTCGCTGCCTTGGAAGAACCTCTGCTGATGGCTCAAGACATAATTCAGTTTGTGGAGAAAGTGGAGAGCAAAGACCACAAATAA
- the mad2l1bp gene encoding MAD2L1-binding protein isoform X2, which translates to MEEESRRGEFDCVNMTVIKHSNTNETSNNSYNNTVIHTDQSTSQEEESKVLSDGEKERDILCRVDDPESTKSKVENLCLLDSGCQQIDPLANSSGSQRDCESSGVSANHVDDEEIFRKAREEARVNVVFPGRVTQDGCCRFVCELLKCVLYQRQQMPMTYDQMVFLQKQQHNATQTEDMVNRRSAKTSEGLDWRRCQRTLQELDEVLAHLEALFSLSQVPRVLFMLGGSSVLPTELYEVNMEAVAVGAGENCLRTSTCLRQLFRTLFVADLLSDAKSVRLMTTTVMALAHRDCGVTGFKPKVDFKVPTKVKRQVISIASDLSITGDLQKSKRDLEDYIWFQAPVTVKGFCK; encoded by the exons ATGGAAGAGGAATCAAGGAGAGGAGAGTTTGATTGTGTGAACATGACTGTCATCAAACATAGCAACACCAACGAAACTTCTAACAACAGCTACAATAACACAGTTATTCACACCGACCAGTCTACATCTCAGGAAGAAGAATCAAAGGTTTTATCTGATGGAGAAAAGGAAAGGGACATTTTGTGCCGTGTCGATGATCCTGAATCCACTAAATCTAAGGTGGAAAATTTGTGCTTGCTGGATAGTG gtTGCCAGCAGATTGATCCTTTGGCCAATTCTTCTGGTAGTCAGAGAGATTGTGAATCTAGTGGAGTGTCTGCAAACCATGTTGATGATGAGGAAATATTCAGGAAAGCAAGAGAAGAAGCACGAGTGAATGTTGTCTTTCCCGGTCGTGTCACCCAGGATGGCTGCTGTAGATTTGTTTGTGAGCTTCTGAAGTGTGTCCTTTACCAGCGGCAGCAGATGCCTATGACATATGACCAAATGGTGTTCCTCCAGAAACAGCAGCATAATGCCACTCAG ACAGAGGACATGGTAAACCGACGGTCTGCAAAGACATCTGAGGGCTTGGACTGGCGTCGATGCCAGCGGACATTGCAGGAGCTAGATGAAGTGCTGGCTCACCTTGAGGCATTGTTCTCTCTTAGCCAGGTTCCTCGCGTGCTTTTCATGCTGGGTGGGTCTTCCGTCCTTCCCACCGAGCTGTATGAGGTGAACATGGAAGCGGTGGCCGTGGGGGCCGGGGAAAACTGCTTAAGGACCTCAACCTGTCTAAGACAGCTTTTCCGCACGTTGTTTGTAGCTGACCTGTTGTCGGATGCCAAGTCTGTGCGCCTCATGACTACCACGGTCATGGCTCTGGCTCACCGGGATTGTGGCGTGACCGGGTTTAAGCCCAAAGTGGATTTTAAAGTTCCCACAAAAGTGAAAAGGCAAGTCATCTCTATAGCCAGTGATTTGTCAATCACCGGGGatttacaaaaaagtaaaagaGATCTGGAGGACTATATATGGTTTCAAGCCCCTGTCACTGTGAAAGGTTTCTGTAAATGA
- the mad2l1bp gene encoding MAD2L1-binding protein isoform X1 — protein sequence MEEESRRGEFDCVNMTVIKHSNTNETSNNSYNNTVIHTDQSTSQEEESKVLSDGEKERDILCRVDDPESTKSKVENLCLLDSGEFERDGDPLNPSEDKENKNILTHARTEHRGDGQDIGCQQIDPLANSSGSQRDCESSGVSANHVDDEEIFRKAREEARVNVVFPGRVTQDGCCRFVCELLKCVLYQRQQMPMTYDQMVFLQKQQHNATQTEDMVNRRSAKTSEGLDWRRCQRTLQELDEVLAHLEALFSLSQVPRVLFMLGGSSVLPTELYEVNMEAVAVGAGENCLRTSTCLRQLFRTLFVADLLSDAKSVRLMTTTVMALAHRDCGVTGFKPKVDFKVPTKVKRQVISIASDLSITGDLQKSKRDLEDYIWFQAPVTVKGFCK from the exons ATGGAAGAGGAATCAAGGAGAGGAGAGTTTGATTGTGTGAACATGACTGTCATCAAACATAGCAACACCAACGAAACTTCTAACAACAGCTACAATAACACAGTTATTCACACCGACCAGTCTACATCTCAGGAAGAAGAATCAAAGGTTTTATCTGATGGAGAAAAGGAAAGGGACATTTTGTGCCGTGTCGATGATCCTGAATCCACTAAATCTAAGGTGGAAAATTTGTGCTTGCTGGATAGTGGTGAGTTTGAGAGAGACGGGGACCCTTTAAACCCATCAGaagacaaagaaaataaaaatatcctcACACATGCAAGAACAGAACATAGAGGTGACGGTCAAGATATAG gtTGCCAGCAGATTGATCCTTTGGCCAATTCTTCTGGTAGTCAGAGAGATTGTGAATCTAGTGGAGTGTCTGCAAACCATGTTGATGATGAGGAAATATTCAGGAAAGCAAGAGAAGAAGCACGAGTGAATGTTGTCTTTCCCGGTCGTGTCACCCAGGATGGCTGCTGTAGATTTGTTTGTGAGCTTCTGAAGTGTGTCCTTTACCAGCGGCAGCAGATGCCTATGACATATGACCAAATGGTGTTCCTCCAGAAACAGCAGCATAATGCCACTCAG ACAGAGGACATGGTAAACCGACGGTCTGCAAAGACATCTGAGGGCTTGGACTGGCGTCGATGCCAGCGGACATTGCAGGAGCTAGATGAAGTGCTGGCTCACCTTGAGGCATTGTTCTCTCTTAGCCAGGTTCCTCGCGTGCTTTTCATGCTGGGTGGGTCTTCCGTCCTTCCCACCGAGCTGTATGAGGTGAACATGGAAGCGGTGGCCGTGGGGGCCGGGGAAAACTGCTTAAGGACCTCAACCTGTCTAAGACAGCTTTTCCGCACGTTGTTTGTAGCTGACCTGTTGTCGGATGCCAAGTCTGTGCGCCTCATGACTACCACGGTCATGGCTCTGGCTCACCGGGATTGTGGCGTGACCGGGTTTAAGCCCAAAGTGGATTTTAAAGTTCCCACAAAAGTGAAAAGGCAAGTCATCTCTATAGCCAGTGATTTGTCAATCACCGGGGatttacaaaaaagtaaaagaGATCTGGAGGACTATATATGGTTTCAAGCCCCTGTCACTGTGAAAGGTTTCTGTAAATGA